The nucleotide sequence tggaagaacggctctccttctccgcggcctcttcaagggcctttgaggcacgagccccggctgctttggcctcttcaagcgccttcagGGCCTCATCCTTTGCCTGCAGCGCTTTAGCTGCTGCAGCCTCAGCCGCAGCTTTTTCATTGCCCAAGGCAACATTTGCCGCCTTGGCGTTTGCTAGCTCCTGCCGAGTATGAAACAGAAGAttgttctgcttagcccaagattcgttccacttcttgcgctcgttGGATGAAATTTCCTCCCAACGCTTACGCTCATCAGCAAggagtttagcaagggtacgcacctgtttcagttggacagtggcagcccactcagaggtctgcttctgcttctcaaaagcagctttatccttctcaagctgctccgcacccgcacgagcagcctcgacCAACTTCTCGGCTTCCGCCCGCATACGAGCAGCCTCCTCCTCGCGGCGACTCAGAACTTTATAGTCTTCCAacatggcattcgccacaatggaagtccctaccaacatggtcgagagctggtttatacgcagctccCGCGGTGCGGCACGAGCCCGATCAACTTCAAAGGGGGTCCCCAGACCGCCCAAGATCTCCCTGCAGGCCGCAGGGTCGTTagcaatatcatccccctgcaatacagtccaggggggtcgatggTACAGCGTACTGCGATCCTGGGAgtaggtgcggtagtaatactccaattcagactccccaggctgaattggaggcccgtcataccccgcaccaccggcagacgagctGGTACCTTTATCAACCGCAGACTTCTGCGGCCCAGCATCGTGCTGCCGCGCTTCAGCGCCAGTTTTTTGCGGTTCAGCATCAGAATGTTGCTTCCCAGTAGCAGTGAACCGCAAACTCAAATCgtctccctcattgggagagatcaggtTGTTGGACGAGTCGACGGTATCAAATATCTGGGCCGCAgcattctctgcggtaccctccttcTGCACGGTTGACTCAGGTACCACCTTGACGGGAGGTGTCGACGGCACCTCCGTTCCACCCGCACCCATGGCACGCGGAGGGGACTCCGGAGcatcgaagatagaaaaatcttcatcttgacGCTCTGCAAAAAAGTCAAATAGCTATCAGAACTAGTTACACAACAGTTAAGACTAGATAGCCTACACTTACCAACGACAACCGCAGGTTTTTTCTGCGTCGGAGCAGACCTTTTGGTTACTAGTCTCCGACGTTTGGTTtcaacaccaccagcagctttTTGCTCTGGCCTCCTCTTCTCACCAATCACAGGGGGACCCGCAGCTGTCCCTCCCGCAGCCGCATCTTCCgcctgcttcttcgcagcaccggaacgtgactccgcggctgtacccaaaccctcaagggtatcagatactatcacataatccttgtgtcgacgaaaagaggaatgagagatacctgctgcctgcggcaccagatgaggcacagtagtgacctcctttatcttcttttggcgaaagcgcacgcccttcacagtTTGCCTCTTTGGCACACCTTTCGCTTCAGGGTCCCCCagggccccaagatcacctgcatggaatCAATACGTCAAAAACACAACATGATCAACACAAGTAGCAAAGCTTCGATAGTATACCTTTGCCTACTggcaactcaactgccagtgcagccgcagtaggcacccggaagttactacGGATGATAGTATTGTGATCCTGTTCACCATCCGCACAAACTACGGTCTCAACCGTACCCTCGAAATCCGGagcaaacatcctccatgcggGAGCATCTTCTGATAGTAGACACAAAAGTCAGTAACGCATGAAAGGATAAAGAACGTAAACAAACaaaaagtacgtaccaccgctCTTTTCCCGCACCACGGGTTTCGAGTTCTTGCCCCTCCTCAACATCATACGCAACAGCCATAGTTGCGTGTTAGTCAACTTCACAGACTCAATAGTCTGCAGCTGCGGGAACCACTGCACTGATTTCAAACTGGGCATCGCAATGGTCTCtgctatgatcgtctcggtcacattccgaaacgtcatctCCACAGCAAGGGCAGCACACTTGATATAGAAGAActtcttcttccacatcgtcatccccttagggggagtcatcagcttgggggtaccgtctcgttgacggaaagaaaagaaccccatgaacactgtcatctgataaaaccgtcggaaatctccgacggtaggctctatgccaagagcacggaaggtaaactcaaaattacgaatccgaatcatcccaaacggactcacttgagaaatgtggaccttgtaccactccaagatatccacaacaaacaccgtcaacggTAATCGGAGGTTACAATCCCCGAAGAAATCGGaccacatggtcacataaccggccggagcgtcggcaccagtatcaccctctGATGGGTACCGAGCCCCATACTCCGAGGGCATTTGGACCTCAAGCATAAGGCGATCAAAGCTCTTTCTGGTCCACTTCAGCGCCGGTAATCCACCACCGGCAGCCCCCTCGTCTTCTTCCTCAGCCACtatcggctgttcagggttttcaccctccacattatgtggactagatggttcagccatcaaaaatatcaaagaaacagacgatggtgaacagaaacactagaaacctcaccggaatttcagaaaaatcgtcggagaagacagatAACAACTTTCTCTCAaaacggcaaattttttgaattttcgacCAAGTGAgaggaaaccacgaacggttttccccttatatacccatcgcaattaatgcggagggagaaagcaaatcatcacgttcaaaaagagcgtatcttgcaacaacacgtgtcgagcgccgttttagctgacggttatcacgcgcgcgtggccgcccacgcgcctgacaaagaagacgtttacactccctgctacagtgcatttaatgcctcgggcagtgcaagtgtcctttcatttcagcacatgcagaaacgtctcaccaacttctaccaactcacacgtgcgatcaagccacgtaggcaagaaaaagcgacaacattatccaaccaaaacataagcggcatgcggtttctctggtttaccgtaccataacccataccgcatgtcgtttttttatataccctaaaaaataggtagaaatatatctatctatactataaagggatatattaccttttccgcatcactcacgagcacacgtgaaaaatgcggaagtgacacacatgaacccattcagatgtgtcagatgctcagaaccagtgttgttctttggactgaaccgcatctcaggaacaggcaaagcgcagtgccttcattctcttcaagcttcaaatccctcctgtccggttcacaaccacggagggtgcatgaacaacttcttcagcaaaaagaaggaacgg is from Helianthus annuus cultivar XRQ/B chromosome 9, HanXRQr2.0-SUNRISE, whole genome shotgun sequence and encodes:
- the LOC118481805 gene encoding uncharacterized protein LOC118481805, giving the protein MTPPKGMTMWKKKFFYIKCAALAVEMTFRNVTETIIAETIAMPSLKSVQWFPQLQTIESVKLTNTQLWLLRMMLRRGKNSKPVVREKSGEDAPAWRMFAPDFEGTVETVVCADGEQDHNTIIRSNFRVPTAAALAVELPVGKGDLGALGDPEAKGVPKRQTVKGVRFRQKKIKEVTTVPHLVPQAAGISHSSFRRHKDYVIVSDTLEGLGTAAESRSGAAKKQAEDAAAGGTAAGPPVIGEKRRPEQKAAGGVETKRRRLVTKRSAPTQKKPAVVVERQDEDFSIFDAPESPPRAMGAGGTEVPSTPPVKVVPESTVQKEGTAENAAAQIFDTVDSSNNLISPNEGDDLSLRFTATGKQHSDAEPQKTGAEARQHDAGPQKSAVDKGTSSSAGGAGGMILLTTLRPAGRSWAVWGPPLKLIGLVPHRGSCV